caagcagagtcaaTAAGTTAAGCTGACGTGATAGCATCAGTTCCTCACCCTCGTAGAACAGAATATATCATAAAATACGTTCTCTTCAAGCAAAATAacgaaaacaacaattttttaccaaGGGCATTAAATTGTCttacaaattaaatgttaaacttatttatatgttGTAGAAAACCTTGGACGGCAATCTCGACTTCAAGTCCCTCAAGTTCCATTACCCGACCCGACCAGATGTGCAAGTTCTTAAAGGTTTGACAACCGCCATTAGAAAAGGTCAAACTGTGGCATTGGTTGGCCAAAGTGGCTGTGGAAAGTCAACTTGTATTCAACTACTTGAACGTTTCTATGACCCTGATGAAGGAACTGTGGTATGCAggaattgaatgtaacttatttatcctcgcatggagggcaacgacagtctttataacacgggtgttctgtttcatacacctcgtgcctgctcaCGAGTTACCTTTTTGCTGCTATGATGAATCTAATTAATCCTTTGTCAATTACAGAACATGGACGACACAAACACAAAGGAACTTCAAATATCTTGGTTGCGATCACAAATGGGAATCGTGTCTCAAGAACCCGTTTTATTCGACCGTTCGATTGCTGACAATATACGTTATGGTGATAATTCTAGGGAGGCCTCGATGGAGGAAATTATCACGGCTGCAAAGAACGCAAACATTCATAACTTTATTGATGGCTTGCCTGATGTAAGTAGAGTTGTTTTGAATTTGGTCAAATACTTTCAACATTATGTTGACATTTTTGTAACATACCCAATGCAGTATAGCGCAGTGGTTTGTGCTCCTGCCTTTAGCCCAGGCTTCAGTTCAGAGGATACAGGTTTGAAGCTtggtgctgctaccattggaCATTAACAGTCATttcttaaacataaaaaatgaaaaaaagataATCTTCACAAAGTAatgcggtaactcgtaagcgggcacaaggtgtatgaaacagaacacctgtgttataacgactgttgccgAGCCATgttaggataaagtaagttacatacattcaatcATGCAGCGGCCCTTTTATTAtcctacaaaaaaaaattggaaactCACCATAAACTGAAAACTTggtgaaaaaagaaaataatttctatttttccgCTATTGagtcatttttttacagaaatacgAAACAAATGTTGGGGGGAAAGGGACCCAGTTATCTGGAGGGCAGAAGCAGAGGGTTGCCATCGCTCGCGCTCTACTTAGGAATCCTAAAGTTCTTCTTCTCGATGAAGCAACGTCTGCTCTCGATGCTGAGAGCGAAAAGGTGGGATTGTTTTGGAACCAAGGTTTTAATCTTTCGGGAGAAGTTTTTTAGataaatgtttgtattattgagtgtaacttattgCTGAGAGAGCTTTTAGATAAATGAGTAAAACGGTGGGAGTGTTTTggaaatgttattattatttcggAAAAGTGTTATCGAAAAACCGTTCATTCACTGTTTGGAtcattaaatgtaacttatttctgacagttctggcctaaatccctgatataaacaagtaatatttattcatataattCTGTACAAGACTACATGCATTGATTATTGATTGGAAAATGTGTTTCCAAGTTACTAAATCCTGctaaaatttgtttgatttatcAGTCTAACTCAGTCCGGAAAATCAATTAGGAAtaaatcaaagagacaaataaaagctaTCATTATTACCATTGTGAATAGTTTACAGTTGTATTTAcatacaaggataaaaaagttacattcactcatttatttattcatttctttattCATAAAAGTTTGTACAATTGCATTTGTGATTACACAGATCGTCCAAGACGCCTTGGATGCGGCGAGAGCCGGCAGAACCTGCATTGTCATCGCCCATCGTTTGTCGACGGTTAAAAATGCTGACGTCATCGCTGTTATTGAGAATGGTTGTGTGGTTGAAAGTGGAACTCACAGCGAGCTATTGGCTCTCAACGGATCTTACTTCAGTCTTGTTAATGCTCAATTGCATTCAAGTGATCAATGAAAACATAGATATGAGTTCTTAGATAACAAttgtttatctcttcgaatacattagtgaagataaaattatttaaaacaatgaagagaagaaatttgtagcaaaacaacagtcggtATAAGGAATCTATACTCTGACAACCGTACTgaagataaaatatatgtaattttaaagttgcCAGCAACACATTTCCATTATAGCCCTTTAACCCTTAACTGTAAACTCCTTTTACTTTGACAACTTAAATTACTCAGCTTTAAATATCCATTTGAAATATCTAGACACATATTTGCAGTTTGCTGATAGTGGTTGAATAGCTCATATGTATCCACCACtttatcttattttgtttgaatgtttgttttactaattttaacTCAGACTTTGAACTCAATAACTAATAAAGATTGTTTTAGATTTCAATCACAGACAAAtatttggtggtaaagaaagaatatttacataattatataaccggaTCCTTATGACTCTAAagaagcgttgttaattgttaaaacacaggcaaacatgggatattatgtgctaacggtgtcccatccttcccCACATTATTATCACGCACAACTCTTTTCTCACGGTAATCTATAACTTAATATTATGTTTCCTGTATTGTTGAATCAATGCAACTTGTTTACTttcgtgtggcggggcaacgacagtcgttataacacaggtgtactgtttcatacacctcgtgcccgcttatgagttaccatgtatgtaactttgtgaacgATTGTTTCTTACAGGTTCATTTTTACCACATGTAACGTTCCTGGGactttatgttataaataaatcgCATTAGTGCCAGTAGGTTACCGAAATTGAAATGcaattgaatgttttttcgtttaaacacCTAATTCCTCATCTTAGCTCTTCCGTGCtttatgtgtttgtattaaaattgtaCTTGAAACATACGTAATTTTGCCACCGTGTTTTTACCCGGCATACCATCAGTTTAACTTTATTGAATACAGGAACGAATGTCAAACTTATAACGacttataacgactgtcgttttccggccacgcgaggataaagtaagttacattacattccttaaaattaaattagcagcaaaacgacagtcgttaaaacacgctacgggtaAAATTAGTTGTAGTGTAAAATAacagcgtggctgctaaatttataacacagtataaattactttccattcaattgttttttattggaGCCAATGTTTGTGTAGTATTGtgaggtgggggaagacgggacacctttagcacaggatattcaaatatctggtcgtgtttaaacaatcaacaacggtctatgagagtcgtgaggatatggtttattaaatatttgaatttgcTTNNNNNNNNNNNNNNNNNNNNNNNNNNNNNNNNNNNNNNNNNNNNNNNNNNGTTGTATTTACATACAagggataaaaaagttacattcactcatttatttattcatttctttattCATAAAAGTTTGTACAATTGCATTTGTGATTACACAGATCGTCCAAGACGCCTTGGATGCGGCGAGAGCCGGCAGAACCTGCATTGTCATCGCCCATCGTTTGTCGACGGTTAAAAATGCTGACGTCATCGCTGTTATTGAGAATGGTTGTGTGGTTGAAAGTGGAACTCACAGCGAGCTATTGGCTCTCAACGGATCTTACTTCAGTCTTGTTAATGCTCAATTGCATTCAAGTGATCAATGAAAACATAGATATGAGTTCTTAGATAACAAttgtttatctcttcgaatacattagtgaagataaaattatttaaaacaatgaagagaagaaatttgtagcaaaacaacagtcggtATAGGAATCTATACCCTGACAACCGTACTgaagataaaatatatgtaattttaaagtcTCCAGCAACACATTTCCATTATAGCCCTTTAACCCTTAACTGTAAACTCCTTTTACTTTGACAACTTAAATTACTCAGCTTTAAATATCCATTTGAAATATCTAGACACATATTTGCAGTTTGCTGATAGTGGTTGAATAGCCCATATGTATTCACCACtttatcttattttgtttgaatgtttgttttactaattttaacTCAGACTTTGAACTCAATAACGAATAAAGATTGTTTTAGATTTCAATCACAGACAAAtatttggtggtaaagaaagaatatttacgtAATTATATAACCGGATCCTTATGACTCTAAagaagcgttgttaattgttaaaaacacaggcaaacatgggatattatgtgctaacggtgtcccatccttcccCACATTATTATCACGCACAACTCTTTTCTCACGGTAATCTATAACTTAATATTATGTTTCCTGTATTGTTGAATCAATGCAACTTGTTTACTttcgtgtggcggggcaacgacagtcgttataacacaggtgttctgtttcatacacctcgtgcccacttaccgagttaccacgtatgtaatttatttatcctcgtacgtcatggcaacgacagtcgttataacacgggtgttctgtttcatacacctcgtgcccgctaacaagttaccatgtatgtaactttgtgaacgATTGTTTCTTACAGGTTCATTTTTACCACATGTAACGTCCCTGGTGCTTTATGTTATGAATAAATCGCATTAGTGCCAGTAGGTTACCGAAATTGAAATGCAATTGcatgtttttcgtttaaacacCTAATTCCTCATCTTAGCGTGCtttatgtgtttgtattaaaattgtaCTTACATACGTCAAAACATACGTCATTTTGCCACCGTGTTTTACCCGGCATACCATCAGTTTAACTTTATTGAATACAGGAACGGATGTCAAACTAATTAAGATAACGAACAGAAAAgtaacatggtaactcgtaagcgagcacgaggtttatgaaacagtacacccgtgttataacgaatgtcgttttccggccacgcgaggataaagtaagttacattacattccttaaaactaaattagcagtaaaacgacaatcgttaaaacacgctacggttaaaattagttttagtgtaaaataacagcgtggctgctaaattTATAACACAGTATAAATTACTTTCCATTCAATTGTTTTCTATTGGAGCCAATGTTTGTGTAGTATTGtgaggtgggggaagacgggacacctttagcacaggatattcaaatatctggtcgtgtttaaacaattaacaacggtctatgagagtcgtgaggatatggtttattaaatatttgaatttgctttgtttactaccaaatgggacgagaaaacagaatgaaaaggtgtaccatcttcccccaccccactatataactATACTGAGTGTATTTACCCGTCATGCAGTATGTAGATTTTGCTCGAGTATATGTTCCTTGTAATCTTATGTAAACTTCAATAACCAATGTTGTTGCTTAAGCAGTATAAAcctacatgaatgaatgtccttgctttatcttcgcgggacagatgttctgtttcgtacacctcgtgcctgcttacgagttgccacgtatgtaaccatAGTACTATAATGTGTTTTAGAGTACTATGATGAAACTCTGTCGGTGAATATTCCATAGGTGTATGACACAGAagagccatgttataacgactgtcattggcCTGCCATACCAGTATAAACAATCTACATTCTTTCACTCTGTACAAAATTCGCTGAACAAAACAACTCGTGACCGGCAGTACAACGTGGCGATTCTGACGCGTCTTGTTTTTCACCCACGGCGACATGTGATTGCCGGCAATTCGTTTCACGTTTTGTAGAAGTTTGGCTGAGTGCCTAAACCTCAAGCATGGCTGTAATGCAATGATCTTAttgattgtaaaagtttttaaattatttattagtCCCTGATGTACGTTTTACTACGTTTAgtacgaatgaatgaatgaatgcaacttatttatcctcgcatggcggggcaatgacaatcgttataacacgggtgttctgttccatacagcACTttatgcctgcttacgagttaccacatatgtagcTTCGGGCTTCGTGGgcgattgtttttatttaaattatttatcagcCTCGCTTTAGGTTAACTGACCGTTGCAGTCAGTTGCATCATACccgttttgtgacgtcacaactgCTGATCCGTGGGATTTTTGCGCGTTCTGTTTAAAAGAAGGGAAATGCGACGTTTGAATGAGCGTTGTGAATGGCTGGGTGACCGTAGCGTCgttgaaacataacaccaaGCACGATTGCTTAGTCATTACTTAAGGCCCAGTAAGTTTAAAACTCAGGTGTATCAGCAAGGAACAGCACTTTGCAAGCCGGAAGATCTAGTTATGTTAAACTGTAGTGTACTTTATGAGGTAAGGGTGTTATATGCGTATATATGTGTAGGCTGTTCCGGTGTATACGAATAATTAAGACAACTATGATAGCTCTAAAGAATGTATAAAGCTTATGCTCACATACTATGACATGATTTTTATtcatctcttcgaatacagcAGCGAAGATAAGACTAACTAAAACAACGAGAAAGGGctattaacagcaaaacaaaagtcTTTAAAGTTTGCATCAAAAACACCAGCAAGAGATGGATTTGTGGCTGAAAATAATTGTGTTGGTTTAAAAAGCAGATTATTTTGTTGGAAACCGAAATAAACTAGATaaagtagggttggggaagacgggacacctttagtacacaatatccgaatatcctgaacgtattttaaacaattaacaacggtctatgggagttgtaaagatatagttttatagttctttaaatgttctttgtttactattaaatgcaacgagaaaatagaatgaaaaggtgtcccatctttcctacTATATAGACAGAAATATTAATGTTGTGAATTACAtaggtatttttaataacattcaATGTTGGatatggtttatttatatcttgTTTTATTGAAAGTATATCCCATATCACCTCACAAAGGTGTCTCATTCTACCCCACATTTTTTATAACGTTGTTGTTAACTTGTTTGTTAGGAatttatcccatcttacccttcAAAAGgatcccatctcaccccacagtaatataaaatattgttgttttgaaaGCATTGTTGAAGCTGCGCCTCATCGCGTATTTTAAGCTCCATATCTGGTAAACCATCTGGTTGTTATTGTGTTTGTGGCGCATGAAGTTACAGCTATGTTGTGTAGGCAATGGTTGGCTATGAATTCTAACTTATGGTTTGTTCCTATgtttgcttacaagttatgttacgtgttaaaatgtttgcactttatttgtatttatgacgtttttggtttatatagtagagtattggaagacgggacacctttagcacataatatccaaatatattgattgtattttaaacaattaacaacggtctatgggagtcgcgaggatgcggttttataattctttaaatgttttttgttttctaccaaatgggtcgagaaaatagaatgaaaaggtgtcccatcttccccacacaACTATACTTGTTTTGTCAACGTTTCTGGTAGCCTGCATATGTTACTACGAGTAAATGTGCTGGTTAGCTGCAGTGCCGCTGCATGAAATATTCATGAGATCTTTGTTATTTAGACGTATTGTGTCCAGTTCCTTTATTTAACCATTTTGCTGAACTGTGTATATGCGGATGTAAAACACGCGTGGTATAATACTACGGGGTGTGATGgaacaccattagcacataatatccaatatttcctgatcgtgttttggtttttattctGTGTTTACTGTTAAACAAcgctgtaaaaaaaacgaaataaaagCATGAAACATCTCACCGCAGCCTATGCTATATATCATCCAATACAATTTGCATGGAGTTAAATTGTATTGCTTGAACGAACATATATCGTTATAAATCACCCATACACGATTCTCTTCATTATCTGCCAAAcgtgttaaattttataattgccGCTTTCATTCCGCGATAACGTATCATGTTCGTTTCATCAGCAAACCTCACGTAGTCACGATGCTATGCTGTAATCTTCGTTAATGCATTGTCATTCTTCTACCATAATTCCGGTTACCGGTTACCGGCTTTCGTTTTCCATTCCCTCGGGCACTTTTGCAATAATTGCGCAACACAGGGCAAGACTTGGCTTGTTTTTGTGAAATAGGATATAGGCGGTTTAACATGGGTGGATTCCGCGGAGAAAAAAGATaattatctcttcgaatacgatagcgaagttcaaaaaaattaaacaaacctaAAAAGGGGCATTAGAAAACCTTTAAAAACACATGGGTATAAACTACTTAAAAATTGCCAAATAAGAGCGTGGCTGCTAACGCACGCTACACTGTGTCACACGATGACCTCTCCCCCACTGTTGGTGCGGTGACGTGTGGTTACGTCACGCCGCTTTACTCTGTATAAAGCGAGCTCTTTTTATCTGAATAGATAAAGTTCACAGCAAGAAGTAAACATtctaaatgttaaatattccATAAATCTGGTTCTGATCCAGTGCTCAtaaagttggacgattctcgtaacgaAATAACAGTCAGTGTGAAGCGCTACTAAATACCAACGAGTAATTTAGTATCTCGCCGTAAATGGCATCATCAGCAAGTCGAACGAATAGTGCGCTCATggcctactataatatatagttatatagtaaggtgggggaagatggtacaccttttcattctatttctcgtcccatttggtagtaaacaaagaacattcaaagaattataaaaccatatcctcacgactctcatagaccgttgttaattatttaaaacacgattagaatatttcgatattaggtgttaaaagtgtcccgtctttcctcACCCCATTATAAGAGATATTTGCCTGGAATTGCATCATCCATCTTTTTTCAAATGGAACAAAATTCTCAAAACCGAAAGTTGACGTAACTTTAAATCAGTTCTCCTTCGTCACTTTCTCTTAAGAACCAAACTTCACCAGATAATCTGATCAAGCTGTGGTGTAGGGACGGTCAGTCCATTCGACCTGGTGGACGATCTGTTCACCTTTTTAGGTTGTATGTGCTTTGTTTACATTGTGTATGTGACAGCGCTTTGTATGGGAACGAACAATAGCTATAGGTTTGCCATAAAAGGTGGTTCAAATATCTTTAACTTTGCTCAGGGTTTATACGACGTTTACATTCATTGTAAAACGACGTTTATTGTAAAAAGACTGAATACACAGGTTCAGAAAATCGCTCTTTATATAGACATTTCAAAAAGACATTGTTATATTTGATGAGCTGCAGAATTTAGCTTTTCTCGCCATAGCAGAAGTTATAACTTGTTGTTCATAAATCAAACGAATTGAAAAACATAGTTATagcatagtatactgaagtgacaTTTGGCTATACAAAGACTGTTCTTGAGTTTCAGAATTTCTGGTTGTTGTGTGTTTAAGTTATAAGCGTTGTAACTCTATAATCAGACGTGACCAGCCGTATTTGGAACGTTATAAAAAaggtttcatttttataaattgaatatatatatatgcagaaAATGTTTTCTACTTATAATATTGACGGTCACGGATTCCCTGTTAAGTTGCAAGTAATCTAGAACTCGTATAATCAAGCGAGACAAGTGTCGTATTTGGAATGTTGTACTCAATAACACGAGGAGCAACCGCCGGCAAGAGGTAGCGAGTGAAGAAAATTGATTGCCCGTTTCGTCCAAGTGTTGCAATAGAATGCCCCTCGCCTCAGGCCACCATGTCGCAGCTTGTTTAAGAGTCACAACTTTATTTCTTGCACGCCAGTCGAGCCAAAGGAACACGAGTGTTTGCCAGGCAAGCTACATGGTTGTTTTAGTTCACTATTTGCGCAACTCATACGTATCGAAGTTCATGTGAAATGTATTTAGATTTCGATGTGTTTCTATTGCAACAAGCAACGCGGTTaaggattaaaaaaaaatcatttagaGTATGAA
This window of the Ciona intestinalis unplaced genomic scaffold, KH HT001228.1, whole genome shotgun sequence genome carries:
- the LOC100181327 gene encoding multidrug resistance protein 1B-like; this translates as MEFQNVYKCLMAVIFGAFAVGQTSSFAPDFAAARIAANRLFKLLDRVPEIDSYSKEGRVPKTLDGNLDFKSLKFHYPTRPDVQVLKGLTTAIRKGQTVALVGQSGCGKSTCIQLLERFYDPDEGTVNMDDTNTKELQISWLRSQMGIVSQEPVLFDRSIADNIRYGDNSREASMEEIITAAKNANIHNFIDGLPDKYETNVGGKGTQLSGGQKQRVAIARALLRNPKVLLLDEATSALDAESEKIVQDALDAARAGRTCIVIAHRLSTVKNADVIAVIENGCVVESGTHSELLALNGSYFSLVNAQLHSSDQ